Proteins encoded by one window of Panicum virgatum strain AP13 chromosome 7N, P.virgatum_v5, whole genome shotgun sequence:
- the LOC120682745 gene encoding sec-independent protein translocase protein TATB, chloroplastic-like produces MTPTASLLLPAPPFVSISDVRRLQFLPRGRRRLLLCWSCAEWGSVRTQMLSSFIGSRRSSRRSVICASLFGVGAPEALVIGVVALLVFGPKGLAEVARNLGKTLRAFQPTIRELQDVSREFRSTLEREIGIDEAPPSTNYRPTTTNNNEQPAADPNVKPEAAPYTSEELMKVTEEQIAASAAAAWNTQPAPSQEQEAAPRTQSTGTATSGGNDGPAAPAPATESVPSEANQSEKVESERSKSV; encoded by the exons ATGACGCCGACGGCGAGCCTCCTCCTCCCAGCTCCCCCCTTCGTCTCCATCTCCGATGTGCGCCGCCTCCAGTTcctcccgcgcggccgccgccggcttctCCTCTGCTGGAGCTGCGCGGAGTGGGGCTCTGTGCGGACCCAGATGCTGTCTTCTTTCATCG GGAGCAGAAGATCGAGCCGCAGAAGCGTTATCTGCGCTTCCCTGTTTGGAGTTGGAGCTCCCGAAGCATTGGTCATTGGAGTGGTCGCCTTGTTGGTGTTCGGCCCCAAGGGTCTAGCAGAG GTAGCCAGGAACTTGGGGAAGACTTTGCGTGCTTTCCAACCAACCATTAGAGAGTTACAG GATGTATCAAGGGAGTTCAGGAGCACTCTTGAACGAGAAATTGGAATTGATGAGGCTCCCCCCTCCACGAATTATAGGCCCACAACCACGAATAACAACGAACAACCTGCCGCCGACCCAA ATGTTAAGCCTGAAGCTGCACCTTATACTAGCGAGGAACTCATGAAAGTAACTGAAGAACAAATTGCTGCATCTGCGGCTGCTGCCTGGAATACTCAGCCTGCCCCATCACAAGAGCAAG AAGCAGCACCCCGAACTCAAAGTACCGGCACTGCTACATCAGGAGGTAATGATGGTCCTGcagctcctgctcctgcgacCGAGTCTGTTCCAAGCGAAGCAAATCAGTCTGAGAAAGTGGAAAGCGAGCGAAGCAAATCAGTCTGA